The sequence CTAGTTTTACTGCCTATAGTAATATAATGGAAGCAATGTGTTCTTTAATCCAGGCAGCGTTGTGTTCCTCTGTCCCTGAGCTTCACGTGGTTTTTGTTCAAATTAGAAAGAAGGTCCATGCTGTTTATGGACCAAAAACTGGTGAAAGTTCTTAGTTTTCATGCATTAAATGAATGACATCAGCTGTTCTAGTATTGGACCTGCTGAACACCAAACAGATGAGACCAGAGGAAGGTGTCAGATACTAGTGCTTAATCTGGTCCAGTGGTCCAGAAGAGCTGTTTGGTTCTGTCAGGATTTGAAGGAATCTGTCTCCACTGTAGAACAACCCAGGCCTGGTTGGACCAGAGCAAGCTGTTCTGTTTCCCATCTGATGTTAAGTTGGTATAAAAATGAATCCCTAATCTGTCTTCCACTCATTAATGTCAGAatggtgacctttgacctgcgTTGATTTTTACTCTGAACTGTGAGCAAAGATCTGCAAGATTATTGAAATCTTGGTATTTCTCTGTGATCCCAGAAGAAACATGTCGGCTGATACAAAGATCGCAGAGCTGCTCACTGAGCTCCATCAGCTCATCAAACAGACACAGGTGAGTTTAGTCAGCCAGGATCCTGCTCACCTGTCAGGTGTTTGGAGAACGAATGAACTCCATGTTTCCTGTTTCAGGAGGAGAGGTCTCGCAGCGAACACAATCTGCTCAACATCCAGAAGACACACGAGAGGATGCAGACAGAGAACAAGAGTCAGTCATACGTTTAACACACTTTTTACGTTTTTAACTCCACGGAACATAAAGTCAATTTGATCTGGGGATAAAGATGGAGACCATtaggaaataaatgaatgaataaataaataaaaggtgtttcattcattcatttcctgtcagtccctgatttcttttctgttttgtctcgACTGTCAATCAACCAGAGTTGAGGTCTGTCCATTGCCAAATTTCAGGCGACACACATTCCAACTGAAGTTTTTCCCTCCCCCTAATTTTCCTATCCCTTCCCCAAACACGCCTttggaatgtggttttccattaTCATGGAGAAGATGTGGTCCTGAAGGAAGCAGATGTTGCTCTGCTGGACCTTTCGGCATCACAGAGGAGGAAATGATCCAAGCCCATATCATGATAAAACCTCCTACCTCACAGAGCCTGGCTGCAGGCTGGATGCTCCTTTTCCAACAAACATCTGGAGAACGTTCAGGATGTTCTGCTTTGTAGAGGGAGACACGTGTGGTTCTGTGAGGAACTTTGGTTTTTAATAACTTCAATAATTTTGATCCTCCTGATCTTTTGACATTCCTCCATCCTGCTGATTCCAAGTCATAAAGTTTCCTGGTCCCAACTTTTCTTGGAAAGTGTTGCCGCCTGAAAGGAGGGAAAATGAATTCTGTGGACCTGTGAGGTTCTGTGAGTTTTCATGCGAACAACAGGTGGAAACATCTCGTCAGTGTTTGTTCTTCTGTCTCCTTCAGCGTCTCCATATTACCGCACCAAACTGAGGGGCCTGTACACCACAGCTAAAGCAGACGCAGAGGCCGAATGCAGGTGATCTCATGTTCTTCTGTGAACACCTGATGATCTCCTGGATCCTTCCtgctttatttcctgttttcctctgtTTCCCTGCCTTTAGCATCCTGCGTCATGCTCTGGATAAAATAGCAGAAATCAAGTCTCTGCTGGAGGAGAGGAGGATCGGTAGGTTTGGAGGAATTCATCTCATTTTAAATTTCACGTCATTTTGTGTCTTTGCCTCAAGTGAAGTTTTGCTCTTCAGCTGCTAAGATGGCGGGAGTTTACAGCGACAGCGACCCTCCCAGGAAGACGATGAGACGCGGCGTCCTGATGACGCTGCTGCAGCAGTCGGCCATGACGCTCCCGCTTTGGATCGGCAAACCTGGAGAGAGGTACCTCCTCCAACACTTCATGATGGATCCTGGTACCTTCAGACTCTTGATCCAGCCCATAGTTCAGTTTTGTTCCTGCTGTGATCCAGATGTTCCTGTCATGTTTTAAAGAACTTCTGATGAAAAGGTTCCGTATTGAGTCCAGAACCCGATCATTTAGAACCTGATCATCTTATTCtattataaattatatttttgttgaTTTCTATATATGAATATTTTCTCTGTTGCTGCTTCTTCTGAACTTGTGGAAATCCTCTCAGTCATTCTTCAGAAGAACTTCTAGACCCGATTCTTCTCTGATGATGACCACTTCCTGTAACTCTCAGCTTTTTTTCTCCAGATGTTCCAAAacagtcttctgctgctgtccaTCCTTGTTCTCCCTGCAGACCTTCAGTCTGTCCTTCATGCTTTTCTTGGACAGAAGAAGCTTCTTTGTTCCCCTTGTTGTTTGCCTGCTGTGCTCTGAGATGCACCCTCCCTGCTTTTGGattcaagctctgcactggtggcccACTCAGGAGAAGCTGGTCATGAAGCTCTCAGCTTGGAGTTCTTGATGCTCCAGAAATCTGCTCCTCCTGGTGTAATGTTCTCAGCAGCAGTTTCCTGCTGAGGCTGTTTGGATGTAGTGATGATGCTGCAGCTTCTCTTTAGAGGGAACCTTTGCTAACAGAAGGAGACAAAGATCTCAGAACATCTGATCTGATGGAGTGATTTCATCTGGACTCTCCCCAGCTTcatctgttctgtttttgttgatgtttgagatccttcctgcctctTTGTGGCTAAAATGTCTGCATTCTCTGGCAGCCCTCCTCCTCTGTGTGGAGCAATCTCGGCCAGCAGCGACTACGTGGCCAAGCAGGGCGACAAGGTGGCGGCGAGGGTGAAGGCCGTTGACGGAGACGAGCAGTGGATCCTGGCCGAGGTGGTCAGCTACAACCACTCCACCAACAAGTGAGGCCGAGGCTCGGTTCAGACAGAGAGGATGAAGATCCTTTAAACATCTGAGGTCCTGATGTTTCTGTTCTCTCTCTGCAGATATGAAGTAGACGACATCGATGAAGAAGGCAAGGAGTGAGTAGATGTTCTCTCTGACAAACTTTGTTCAGTTTCTGAAACTGTTGTAGCTGAGGAGCTGCTGGCGGGTTTTTGTGGTTCTGAAAACGGGACTAGAAGAATCTGGTTTTGTTTCGGTTAACAAACAtcttcttttagaaaaaaactcTCACAGGTTAGAAAGGAACGGAACCCAGAATGTGTTCCCAACTGGACCAGAAACTTAAAACCTGAAACAGTGGAGAAGCTCAGAGGAGCTGCTGCAGGCAGGAATGATCCAATCTGAGTGCAGACTCTGATTCTGGTTCCGGTTTCTATTAGGAGACACACTCTGAGCCGGCGGAGAATAATCCCTCTGCCTCAGTGGAAAGCCAACCCAGAGACGGACCCTGAGGCCCTGTTCAGTAAGGACCAGCTGGTTCTGGCCCTCTACCCACAGACCACCTGCTTCTACCGGGCCCTGATCCACACACCACCACACAGGGTGAGGTTCTCTGCTCGACTCCTAGAGTTTTATGTTGAAACCAAAGCTCCTGACTCCATATTTAAAAGGTTCTGTCCGGTTATGGGATATTTGTGGTAGTAAATGAAAGCTCCAGAACCCTGCAGAACTATTTCTGCTTCGTTTTTGTCATTGTGTTAAACATCAAACTCCACAGGGTCACTGGGATTTCTGTGACAGAACCAAGACAAAGTAGTCTATAactgtaaaaatctgaaaagtgtggcgtgccaTTTTTCAGCCTCCCTTTACTTTGACCTAAACATTAACTGGGAGAACGTGCAGACCAgaccaggattcaaacccaggaccttctgtcTGCCAGGCAGCAGTTCTACCAACAGCACCACTCTGAAGCCCATTCtgtgattttaatttaaaataattaaaacatttgtggaCTGTAACTAATTtcagttttacagttttgtGAAGCGTGGCATAAAGTTCAGAGGTCAGTGGTTTAGGTCGAAGCATCctcatgtgttacaatggcctagtcaaagtccagactgagcttgagctgttttacaaagaagaggtcagtctgtagatgttcaaagctgcagTCAGAAGTTTCTGCAGATTATTGACTGAAGGGCTGAAAATGATCACATGCTGCACTTTTCAGGTTCTTATTAGTAAAAACGTTGAAGATCATAAATTATTCTCCATCCAGGTCAGAGGTCACAGATCTGCTCTGCTTTGTGCAGCTATAAATAAGCCTGCCTTTGTGtcggtctgtcacataaagttccaataaaatacaagaacGTTTGAGGTTGGAATGGGAATACTTCTTTAAGACGCTCTGGACCAGGGGGGCTCAAGTCCAGTCCTGGACATTTGTTGACCTGCAGATTTTTGGATGCAtctcttctccaacacacctgaattccTTTATCAGCATTCAGTCCTTCAGCTCTGCGGAGGCCTGGTACCAATCCATTCATCTGGTTccggtgtgttggagcagggacgcATCGAAAAGCTGCAGGACGGTAGCTCCCCGGGACTGGACCTGGGTTCTGTGGAACTACAGAGGATGGGAGGTTCTAACTGCTAcccaacagcagcagctcagtcGAGCCGTTTCCATGGCAACCAGCTTCCTGGTTTCACGTGAGATGAAAGTGTTTTTTGTGCTTTGACCCACTGAGCTCAGTTCTGATGATTCCAGGAGTCAAGGATGTGACAGAGAACCTTCTGTTCTTCTCCCGGTTCTGACTCTGAGTGGGAGTCTGATCCAACTGAcctcggtgtgtgtgtgtttgcagccTCAGGACGATTACTCGGTGCTGTTTGAGGACACATCGTACGCTGACGGCTACTCTCCTCCACTCAACGTGGCCCAGCGGTACGTGGTGGCCTGCAAGGAGAACAAGAAGAAGTGAGGAACGGCTGGAGACCGACTGAAGCCTTCATCTGCTGGATCAACCCATTTCTCTCTGCTCTGGTTGTTTCTGTGAGCATGTTGATTGATAAACTGAGTCCACTGGTCTAAGAATGTTCTGGTCAAACCTGAAACATTTTCATGGAGGATCGCCTGCTGGTCACAGGAGGAACTGCAGGAATGAGATCTTCATTGACGGCCcaaactgttttatttccagGTAGATTGTTGTTTTGTGGCATAAAGTTTCCTGATGAAACTGTTCatgtgttttccttttaaaacaaacagtaaaataaaggATGCATCAGCATGAGAGCAGAGGACGCTTTTAAGGAAGTAGGAAATCAAAAGCAAACTTTGCTTTTATGCGTTTCTAGGTTTCCATGGAAACAGTGATTTACACCACAGGATTTCTAGCAGGACATAAATTTACCTGGCATCTcc is a genomic window of Girardinichthys multiradiatus isolate DD_20200921_A chromosome X, DD_fGirMul_XY1, whole genome shotgun sequence containing:
- the LOC124862538 gene encoding SAGA-associated factor 29, translated to MSADTKIAELLTELHQLIKQTQEERSRSEHNLLNIQKTHERMQTENKTSPYYRTKLRGLYTTAKADAEAECSILRHALDKIAEIKSLLEERRIAAKMAGVYSDSDPPRKTMRRGVLMTLLQQSAMTLPLWIGKPGESPPPLCGAISASSDYVAKQGDKVAARVKAVDGDEQWILAEVVSYNHSTNKYEVDDIDEEGKERHTLSRRRIIPLPQWKANPETDPEALFSKDQLVLALYPQTTCFYRALIHTPPHRPQDDYSVLFEDTSYADGYSPPLNVAQRYVVACKENKKK